Genomic window (Sediminispirochaeta smaragdinae DSM 11293):
GAAATCCCTGAACGTCTGGCAATTTCTGAATAGGTGATTTTCTTCGTCTCTTTAGCCATGGTTACATCCCTTTCGGAATATAGAATAAACTGAAATAGCGTCCGAGTACAATACAAGTCTGAAAATCAATGAAAAAATTTCATAGAGAAAGATCTATATGGAAATATTACATGGATATATCCTGATTATATGGGTGTTTCATAGAGTTTTACGAAAAAGTTTGACAGTTTTTCAGAATGGTTTATACTGAAAAACAGGCAGGATACGAAAAAGTCCTGTCATCAGGAGGTTATATGAAAAAAACACTGACGATTCTTGCCGCCCTGTTGCTTGTAAGCAGCTTTGTCTTTGCCAACGGTGCACAGGAAACAGCTGAAAAGAAACAGATGATGGGGGTTGTGACCCCCAGTGCGGATCATGGATTCACTGCAGAATCCATTCGTCACTGTGAAGCCCAAGTCAAGGCCCTTTCCCAAAAATATGGTTTTGATTATCACTTCATGACTGCTGCAGAATCAGGAGAACAGAGTAATGCTGTCGAAACCATTCTTGTAATGAAACCCGATGTCATGGTCCTTTGGCCTGTGAATGGTGATGAACTGCGCAGTGCGGCACAGTCTGTTATGGATGCCGGGGTTCCTTTGATTGTCTATGACCGTTTTATCACCGGCTTAACCCCCGATGCTGAAATTTCCGGTGACAATATTGCCATTGGAGAAAAAGCCGGCCGCTATTTCAACGACTATTTCAAAGAAGATCTTGCGAATGGACAAGTAAATTATCTTGAGTTTAAGGGCGACAGTTCAACTGTGCCGATGGAAAGGACCAATGGATTTCTCTCCACCGCAAGTGGAAACTTCAACCTTGTCCAATCCTTCGTTACCAACTGGAGTCAGCAGACTGCAATGGAACAGATGGAAAACTTCCTTAATACAAAGAGTAAGGACGAAATCGAATCCGTTAAGGCCATATTTACCCATGATGATGAGATCGTATTTGGTATTGTTGAAGCATTGAAGAACTATCACGGCAATGCCAAGATAAACATTCGCCTGGTCAATGGTGTTTCCGCCGGAGAGGGTTTTATGGACCTGTTTGAGAATTCCGGTCTGGAAGGTATCGATTTTGTGACATATACCTTTTCTCCCTCCATGGTCCGGGATGCTGTCGATCTTGGTCTGAAAGTCCTTCAGGGGGAAACACTTGAGAAGAGTTACAAGATTCCCACCGACATGGTAGATAAGACCAATTACAAAACGTATATGGAAAGTGATCTCTATAAAACCCGCTACGGCCTCTAATACGCGAGGAACTAGTGCTGTCTTTTATTGCCTGGGGGGGACTTGCCTGCCCCAGGCTTCCTGTTAAGAGAAAGGGAGAAAGCCTCTCATGATTCTGGAAATGAGAAATATATCCAAGTCCTTCGGCGCGGTACAGGCGCTGAAAGATGTCTCCTTCGATGTCCAGCCGGGAGAAATCCATGGACTGTTAGGAGAAAATGGGGCTGGCAAGACCACGTTAATGAATGTTTTGGCCGGAACATTCTTTCAGGATTACGGCAAAATTTTCATCGATGGGCAGGAAGTGGTTGGAATGACTCCGCGAAAAGCTGCGGAAAAGAAGATTAGATTTATTCATCAGGAACTGAATCTCTGCAACGATCTCACCGTGTTTCAAAATATGTTTCTTGGAGAGGAGTACACCAGGCACGCATGGAAGGTCGATAAGAAAAGGGAGCTTCTGCAATCCCAGGAAGTTCTTGATTCCATGGATACGCGAATCAGTGCTTCCACAACCGTAGGAGATCTTGATACCGCCCAA
Coding sequences:
- a CDS encoding substrate-binding domain-containing protein, producing the protein MKKTLTILAALLLVSSFVFANGAQETAEKKQMMGVVTPSADHGFTAESIRHCEAQVKALSQKYGFDYHFMTAAESGEQSNAVETILVMKPDVMVLWPVNGDELRSAAQSVMDAGVPLIVYDRFITGLTPDAEISGDNIAIGEKAGRYFNDYFKEDLANGQVNYLEFKGDSSTVPMERTNGFLSTASGNFNLVQSFVTNWSQQTAMEQMENFLNTKSKDEIESVKAIFTHDDEIVFGIVEALKNYHGNAKINIRLVNGVSAGEGFMDLFENSGLEGIDFVTYTFSPSMVRDAVDLGLKVLQGETLEKSYKIPTDMVDKTNYKTYMESDLYKTRYGL